The following coding sequences are from one Lolium rigidum isolate FL_2022 chromosome 6, APGP_CSIRO_Lrig_0.1, whole genome shotgun sequence window:
- the LOC124665250 gene encoding alpha-ketoglutarate-dependent dioxygenase alkB homolog 6-like (The sequence of the model RefSeq protein was modified relative to this genomic sequence to represent the inferred CDS: added 25 bases not found in genome assembly) gives MEGHRTTQDVAADEKEILSSALSLRSPSDYAIGSIPTVLYVPDFISQAEQSQLLHHIYQAPAPKWKTLKNRRLQNWGGVVHEKGLLPQALPPWLTKITDKICQWTGLFPSAINHVLINEYHPNQGIMPHQDGPAYFPVVAIISLASPVVIDFTPHGKLRGHEDTYLQTVQSDELQESNGSYKVEDTKEANPASLSLLLMPSSLLIFKDQAYTDFLHGIQDNELHILDKVKHFSLQITPNVNDADS, from the exons ATGTGGCGGCGGACGAGAAGGAGATTCTGTCGTCGGCGTTGTCCCTGAGGAGCCCCTCGGACTACGCCATCGGCTCCATCCCCACCGTTCTCTACGTCCCCGACTTCATCTCCCAGGCTGAGCAGTCCCAGCTCCTCCATCAT ATTTACCAGGCGCCGGCGCCCAAGTGGAAGACTTTGAAGAACCGGCGGCTGCAGAACTGGG GAGGAGTGGTGCACGAGAAGGGGCTACTGCCGCAGGCAT TACCTCCATGGCTGACAAAGATAACCGACAAAATCTGCCAGTGGACTGGTTTATTTCCTTCAGCAATCAATCATGTTCTGATTAATGAATATCATCCTAATCAAGGGATCATG CCACACCAAGATGGTCCTGCCTATTTCCCTGTTGTTGCTATCATATCCCTTGCTTCGCCGGTTGTGATTGATTTCACACCCCATGGAAAGCTCAGAGGGCATGAAGATACATATCTCCAGACTGTACAATCCGATGAATTGCAGGAGAGTAATGGTTCCTATAAGGTTGAAGACACTAAAGAAGCCAATCCTGCTTCTTTGTCACTTCTACTAATGCCCTCCAGCCTGTTAATATTCAAAGATCAGGCTTATACAG ACTTTCTCCACGGTATACAAGATAATGAGCTACATATTCTAGACAAGGTAAAACATTTTTCCCTGCAAATCACTCCAAATGTAAATGATGCAGATAGTTAA